One segment of Ipomoea triloba cultivar NCNSP0323 chromosome 12, ASM357664v1 DNA contains the following:
- the LOC115998467 gene encoding protein PGR has translation MEQLPVQPIVAVVISTLIAARAYRRKSLDLSGAVAGFLVMSIHFAVSYRFGAMLLLFFFTSSKLTRFGEDKKRKLDAEFKEGGQRNWIQVLFNSGIATVLALISWKLIGSQDKCLDSNDSYLVTSLIGGIIGHYCCCNGDTWSSELGILSDDQPRLITTFKPVKRGTNGGVTRAGLLAAAAAGSVIGVTFVLLGFLTTKCTYSVALKQLLVIPLSALAGVFGSLVDSLLGATLQFSGFCTIRNKVVSKPGPTVKKISGLSVLDNNAVNLVSILITSAVFSVASLFIF, from the exons ATGGAACAACTTCCGGTTCAGCCGATTGTCGCCGTCGTAATTTCGACATTAATCGCCGCCAGAGCTTACAGGAGAAAATCTCTTGACCTCTCCGGTGCTGTCGCCGGTTTCCTGGTTATGTCCATTCATTTCGCCGTTAGTTATAG GTTTGGAGCGATGCTGCTTCTGTTCTTCTTCACTTCGTCGAAGCTAACCAGATTCGGAGAGGATAAAAAGCGAAAACTCGATGCTGAATTTAAGGAGGGAGGTCAACGCAATTG GATTCAAGTTCTGTTCAACAGTGGCATTGCAACCGTCTTGGCGTTGATTTCTTGGAAGTTGATTGGTTCGCAGGACAAGTGCCTTGACTCAAATGACTCATATCTTGTCACTTCTTTAATTGGAGGTATTATTGGTCACTACTGCTGCTGCAATGGGGACACCTGGTCTTCTGAACTTGGGATTCTAAGCGACGACCAACCTCGACTGATTACAACATTCAAG CCTGTAAAGAGGGGCACAAATGGCGGAGTGACAAGAGCAGGACTTCTAGCAGCTGCAGCAGCAGGGAGTGTCATTGGAGTAACATTTGTTCTCCTAGGATTTCTCACAACAAAATGCACCTACAGCGTGGCTCTGAAACAGCTATTAGTTATACCTCTCTCTGCTCTGGCTGGAGTCTTCGGAAGTCTAGTAGATTCTTTATTGGGAGCTACTTTGCAGTTCAGTGGATTCTGCACTATTCGCAATAAG GTTGTTAGCAAACCAGGACCAACTGTCAAGAAAATATCGGGTCTTAGTGTTCTGGACAACAATGCTGTCAACCTAGTCTCGATACTGATAACATCAGCAGTTTTTTCAGTTGCCAGTTTATTTATATTCTGA